In Oscillatoria acuminata PCC 6304, a single window of DNA contains:
- a CDS encoding pentapeptide repeat-containing protein yields the protein MDIHQLLTRYAQGERLFSKVNLCEAHLSGTNLSRAVFRDATLQEINLSSAYLRRTDFRGADLKGADLRGAYLKGADLRGTDLRWADMGGTDISDALYNSQTQFPIGFDAKGRNAYAIAPNADLSRAYLYKADLRWTQITDANLAHAYLYRADLRSADLRGADLSEADLRSALCDADTCFDEGFDTNRAGVYAIGPQSSLVDATLSGARLSGVDLSGSDLSGADLTRADLSRANLENTNLTGANLTGANLLGANLLGAKITDAEFAEADLRGAIAPDGSTALIDLQKSAS from the coding sequence ATGGACATTCATCAACTGCTAACCCGATATGCTCAAGGAGAGAGGCTGTTTTCCAAGGTCAATCTCTGTGAGGCGCACCTGAGCGGGACGAATCTCAGCCGAGCCGTTTTTCGTGATGCCACCTTACAGGAAATCAACCTGAGTTCCGCCTATCTGCGCCGGACCGATTTTCGCGGGGCGGACCTCAAGGGGGCCGACCTGAGAGGGGCTTATCTGAAAGGGGCGGACCTGCGAGGGACGGATTTGAGATGGGCGGATATGGGAGGTACGGATATTTCTGATGCGCTCTATAATAGTCAGACTCAGTTTCCCATCGGGTTTGATGCCAAAGGGAGAAATGCTTATGCGATCGCCCCGAATGCGGATTTATCCCGCGCCTATCTTTATAAAGCGGATCTGCGCTGGACCCAGATCACCGATGCCAACCTCGCTCACGCTTATCTCTACCGCGCCGATCTCCGTTCTGCTGACCTCCGGGGAGCGGATTTAAGTGAGGCGGACCTCCGTTCTGCCCTCTGTGATGCAGACACTTGCTTTGACGAGGGGTTTGATACAAACCGCGCCGGGGTTTATGCGATCGGCCCTCAGTCTTCTTTGGTGGATGCCACCCTCTCCGGGGCCAGACTCAGTGGGGTGGACCTCAGTGGCTCCGATTTGAGCGGTGCGGACCTGACTCGGGCGGACCTCTCTCGCGCTAATCTGGAAAATACCAACCTCACTGGGGCTAATTTAACGGGAGCTAATCTCCTCGGGGCTAATTTACTCGGTGCGAAGATCACGGATGCGGAGTTCGCTGAAGCGGATTTGCGCGGTGCGATCGCCCCCGATGGCAGTACCGCTCTGATCGATCTGCAAAAATCTGCATCCTAA
- a CDS encoding pentapeptide repeat-containing protein, producing the protein MDTDELLNRYREGERDFPGVDLRGCYLYRAHLPEINLAGANLTHANLGRANLNGANLSGANLTDAKLTATLLKKANLSDAVLTRANLMLAQLGQADLNRVDLQGASLWKASLNKADLMNANLSNTDCSGADLVSTSFVGANLQESDLSSANLIAADFGGANLTDAKLIGANLWNSNLYGANLHNTILPDGHHHL; encoded by the coding sequence ATGGATACTGATGAACTTCTCAATCGCTACAGAGAAGGAGAACGAGATTTCCCTGGTGTAGATCTGCGCGGTTGTTACCTCTATCGCGCTCATTTGCCCGAAATCAACCTCGCTGGAGCTAACCTCACCCATGCTAATTTAGGGCGAGCCAATCTCAATGGAGCCAACCTCAGTGGGGCCAATTTAACCGATGCTAAATTGACTGCAACCCTCTTGAAAAAAGCTAATCTTAGTGATGCCGTACTGACTCGGGCTAATCTGATGCTGGCTCAACTCGGGCAGGCGGATTTAAACCGCGTGGATTTGCAGGGGGCCAGCTTGTGGAAAGCCAGCTTGAATAAGGCTGACTTAATGAATGCCAATCTATCAAATACCGATTGTTCCGGTGCGGATCTCGTCAGTACGAGCTTTGTGGGCGCGAATCTACAAGAATCAGACCTGAGCAGTGCGAACCTGATTGCTGCTGATTTTGGGGGCGCTAATTTAACCGATGCTAAATTAATCGGCGCGAATCTCTGGAACAGCAATCTCTATGGTGCTAATCTCCACAATACCATTCTTCCAGATGGACACCATCATTTGTAA
- a CDS encoding BamA/TamA family outer membrane protein, translating to MTANIILYKSLEALALLLGATSALFITRLPAWGQRAETTPFNLQSLYPPAADGLLPATPSLDTPPPPPLLGDHQSPSPLRGGVWGEVSSTDAPPQSSYSAENLQGEGLERGISQQRQNPPTQPQRPELETIQEELDEDPDFAIVPLPRYSAIKGIHGTVDFILTNLGENNQTLDLRLEGGERTIGAIFRYTDPWLESGPFDSGYQLRLFNTRSPESQFLEGDREVNLIHDHEAWVDRLGGSLSFYQPVTATGVVLSAGASYQRVAIRNSAFTDRLYASDRLGNPLTFSEQGLDTLITVNLGVLQDRRNSTEWPTQGYRFQLATEQSIPVGSADILFNRLSASFTQFVPVQNQTFVFNLQGGTILGDVPPYQAFNLGGSDSVRGYQDGEIGTGQSYIQGTVEYRFPLIEDLDIPYSSALSGTVFADFASDLGSADSVYGEPGEVRNKPGNGFGVGLGVRLLTDFGPVRLEFAVSDQRDLSAIFKIGERF from the coding sequence ATGACCGCGAACATCATCTTATATAAATCCCTAGAAGCCCTAGCCTTGTTGCTAGGAGCGACTTCTGCCCTTTTCATCACTCGCCTCCCCGCTTGGGGACAAAGAGCAGAAACCACCCCTTTCAATCTTCAATCTCTCTATCCCCCGGCAGCAGATGGGTTACTCCCTGCAACCCCCTCCCTAGACACCCCCCCACCCCCTCCCCTCCTAGGGGATCATCAAAGCCCCTCCCCTCTTAGGGGAGGGGTTTGGGGAGAGGTCTCTTCAACTGATGCCCCACCCCAGTCCTCCTATTCCGCAGAAAATTTACAAGGCGAAGGTTTAGAACGAGGAATTTCCCAACAGAGACAAAATCCCCCGACTCAACCTCAGCGTCCAGAACTCGAAACCATTCAAGAAGAACTGGATGAAGACCCGGATTTTGCGATCGTTCCCTTACCTCGCTATAGCGCGATTAAAGGAATTCATGGCACCGTTGACTTTATTCTGACCAACCTGGGGGAAAATAACCAGACCCTAGATCTGCGTCTGGAAGGGGGTGAGCGCACCATTGGGGCCATTTTCCGCTATACCGACCCTTGGCTAGAGTCTGGACCCTTCGACTCGGGGTATCAACTCCGCTTATTTAATACCCGATCGCCCGAATCCCAATTTCTCGAAGGCGATCGCGAAGTCAATCTGATCCATGACCATGAAGCTTGGGTCGATCGCCTCGGCGGGAGTCTCTCCTTCTACCAACCCGTCACCGCAACCGGCGTCGTTCTCTCGGCAGGAGCCAGTTACCAGCGCGTTGCCATTCGCAATTCTGCCTTTACTGATCGCCTCTACGCCAGCGATCGTCTCGGCAATCCCCTCACCTTCAGCGAGCAAGGGCTCGATACCCTCATCACCGTCAACTTGGGTGTACTCCAGGACCGCCGAAACAGTACCGAATGGCCCACCCAAGGCTATCGCTTTCAACTCGCCACCGAACAATCCATCCCCGTTGGCAGTGCCGATATCCTGTTTAACCGCTTAAGTGCCAGTTTTACCCAATTCGTCCCCGTTCAGAACCAAACCTTTGTCTTTAACCTCCAAGGCGGGACCATCCTCGGCGATGTCCCGCCCTATCAAGCCTTTAATCTCGGTGGCAGTGACTCCGTGCGGGGGTATCAAGATGGCGAAATCGGCACCGGACAAAGTTATATCCAAGGCACCGTAGAATATCGCTTTCCCCTGATTGAAGACTTAGATATCCCCTATTCCTCAGCCCTAAGCGGCACTGTATTTGCTGATTTTGCCAGTGACCTCGGTTCGGCAGATTCCGTCTATGGCGAACCCGGGGAAGTGCGAAATAAACCGGGCAATGGGTTCGGCGTCGGTCTTGGGGTAAGATTACTCACGGATTTTGGTCCCGTGCGTCTCGAATTTGCCGTGAGTGATCAACGCGATCTCAGCGCCATCTTCAAGATTGGGGAACGCTTCTAA
- a CDS encoding class I SAM-dependent methyltransferase produces MSNKTLGLDDRLHNYFLSVSGHESDILRSLRKETAAHPMSRMQIAPEQGQFMALLVQLLGATKTLEIGVFTGYSSLAVALALPAQGKIVACDVSEDYTAVARSYWQTAGVADKIDLRIAPALETLDRLIESGEAGTFDFAFIDADKQNYDNYYERALQLVRVGGLIAIDNVLWGGQVADPMVEDADTEAIRALNAKLVQDERVSLSMVPIADGLTLALKR; encoded by the coding sequence ATGTCTAACAAAACCTTAGGATTAGACGATCGCCTCCACAACTATTTCCTCTCAGTTTCTGGGCACGAATCGGATATTCTGCGCTCTTTACGAAAGGAAACCGCCGCTCATCCAATGTCGCGAATGCAAATTGCACCGGAACAAGGTCAATTTATGGCCCTGTTGGTGCAATTATTGGGGGCCACCAAAACCCTGGAAATCGGGGTTTTTACGGGCTACAGTAGCTTGGCGGTGGCTTTGGCTCTCCCGGCACAGGGTAAAATTGTTGCTTGCGATGTTAGCGAAGATTATACGGCAGTGGCACGCTCCTATTGGCAGACAGCAGGGGTGGCGGATAAAATTGATTTGCGAATCGCCCCCGCATTGGAAACCCTCGATCGCCTCATTGAATCTGGAGAGGCAGGAACCTTTGATTTTGCCTTTATTGATGCGGATAAGCAAAACTATGACAACTATTACGAACGCGCTCTGCAACTGGTTCGGGTTGGCGGGTTAATTGCGATTGATAATGTGTTGTGGGGGGGTCAAGTTGCGGACCCAATGGTTGAGGATGCCGATACAGAAGCAATTCGAGCCTTAAATGCTAAGTTAGTCCAGGATGAACGAGTCTCGTTGAGTATGGTGCCGATCGCCGATGGACTGACCCTGGCCCTCAAGCGGTAA
- a CDS encoding DMT family transporter codes for MNAIAEFKGELAAISAALLWAVVSVVYGYLGQKIPPMLLNLSKGVVAIALLLLTLFLRDFLLPALDSPAFLPPLSSPFNTLNEFALPLFLLVLSGAIGISFGDTVFFAALNQLGARRTLLIHTLAPPFTALLAILFLREQLTLIAWCGMIITIIGVAWTIAERVSGTKTTTPLLPGVGLGLLAALAQAVGAVLSRAALTQTEIDPLWSTLIRLLAGVSLLLLWMLWKQGRQVLSGLGSQRLLAIVFVTAFFSTYLGIWLQQISLKFAPAGIAQTLSATSPIFVLPLAIALGEFVSIRAILGAVVSLVGIALLFLWR; via the coding sequence ATGAATGCGATCGCCGAATTTAAAGGTGAACTCGCCGCCATCAGTGCGGCATTATTATGGGCGGTTGTTTCCGTAGTTTACGGTTACCTCGGCCAAAAAATTCCGCCGATGCTGCTCAATTTAAGCAAAGGAGTCGTGGCGATCGCCCTGCTGCTGCTCACCCTTTTCCTGCGAGACTTCCTGCTGCCTGCACTGGATTCCCCCGCCTTCCTCCCCCCGCTTTCCTCTCCATTCAATACCCTCAACGAGTTTGCCCTCCCCCTGTTCCTGTTAGTCCTTAGTGGCGCAATCGGCATTAGTTTCGGGGATACAGTGTTTTTTGCCGCCCTCAATCAACTCGGCGCAAGGCGCACCCTCTTAATTCACACCTTGGCACCCCCCTTCACTGCCTTACTCGCCATCCTCTTTTTACGGGAACAACTCACCCTGATTGCCTGGTGTGGGATGATCATCACGATTATTGGCGTTGCTTGGACGATTGCCGAACGGGTTTCCGGGACCAAAACCACCACCCCCCTGCTGCCTGGAGTTGGTTTGGGATTACTGGCGGCCCTCGCTCAGGCAGTGGGGGCAGTCCTCTCACGCGCGGCCCTCACCCAAACGGAGATCGACCCGTTATGGAGTACCTTGATCCGCTTGTTGGCCGGAGTCTCCCTCTTGCTCTTGTGGATGTTATGGAAACAGGGTCGCCAAGTCCTCTCGGGATTAGGGTCGCAACGTCTATTAGCGATCGTGTTCGTCACCGCATTTTTTAGCACCTATCTCGGGATTTGGTTGCAGCAGATTTCCCTCAAGTTCGCTCCCGCAGGCATCGCCCAAACCCTCAGCGCCACCAGTCCAATCTTTGTCTTACCCCTGGCGATCGCCCTCGGGGAGTTCGTCAGCATTCGCGCCATTCTCGGTGCCGTTGTCTCTCTTGTTGGAATTGCCCTCTTGTTCCTCTGGCGCTAA
- the tftA gene encoding hormogonium tapered terminus morphoprotein TftA — protein MGRIFISAGHGGYENGALDPGVIAGGTTEAQEMILLRDLIVAELRSRPGVEVLTVPDNLSMSDSISWINARARAGDVALEIHANAFSNPTGRGASVYYIANNDQRKRNAEQLLLSLLRRVPQLPNRGVQPDTATTLGNLPFNRWVFIPSLLMEVCFLTNPEDRSLLQNRRRDFAVGIAEGLVAWAAGTPLPDPVPPGTSTPVPPTYPPINININGQIYGEQGVIINGNAFIPIDVADSFKVNLSTHATIRRVTYRNIVYVRAIELREHDISVAWDGGTRTVLLRSILQICPGYLDRIVGHGNTSEVQLIVFLKGNNPQAIVQFPDLPQLYREEAAIEGINYDIAFCQMCLETNFLRFNGEIQPTQNNFAGLGSLGGGNTAASFPSARIGVRAHIQHLKAYASIEPLVMEQVDPRFRFVARGIAPLLAQLSGRWAADLQYGQKILALLRRLYESSGLL, from the coding sequence ATGGGCAGAATTTTTATTTCAGCCGGTCACGGGGGTTATGAGAATGGCGCGCTCGATCCAGGGGTGATTGCAGGAGGAACTACGGAAGCGCAGGAAATGATTCTCCTGCGGGATTTAATCGTGGCGGAGTTGCGATCGCGCCCGGGGGTAGAAGTCTTGACGGTTCCCGATAACCTGAGCATGAGTGATTCTATCTCCTGGATTAACGCTCGGGCAAGGGCTGGGGATGTGGCCCTGGAAATCCATGCCAATGCTTTTTCCAACCCGACGGGCCGTGGAGCCAGCGTCTACTACATTGCCAACAATGACCAACGCAAGCGAAATGCCGAACAACTGCTGCTCAGTTTACTGCGGCGGGTTCCCCAACTTCCCAATCGGGGAGTTCAACCGGATACGGCAACGACTCTCGGCAATTTGCCGTTCAATCGCTGGGTGTTTATCCCCTCTTTGTTGATGGAGGTTTGCTTTCTTACCAACCCCGAGGACCGTTCTTTGCTCCAAAATCGTCGTCGGGACTTTGCCGTTGGCATCGCTGAAGGGCTAGTGGCTTGGGCTGCTGGGACTCCTCTGCCGGATCCGGTGCCTCCAGGGACTTCCACGCCAGTGCCACCAACTTATCCCCCCATTAATATCAATATTAATGGGCAGATCTATGGTGAACAGGGGGTGATTATTAATGGGAATGCTTTTATTCCCATTGATGTGGCGGATAGTTTTAAAGTGAACCTGTCCACTCATGCAACAATTCGGCGGGTCACCTATCGAAATATTGTATATGTCCGGGCGATTGAGTTGCGGGAACATGATATCTCGGTCGCGTGGGATGGGGGAACGCGCACGGTACTGTTGCGATCGATTTTACAAATTTGTCCGGGCTATCTCGATCGCATTGTTGGACATGGCAACACCTCAGAAGTGCAATTGATTGTCTTTCTCAAAGGCAACAATCCCCAAGCGATCGTCCAGTTCCCGGACCTTCCCCAACTCTACCGGGAAGAAGCGGCGATCGAAGGCATCAATTACGATATTGCCTTCTGTCAAATGTGTTTGGAAACCAACTTTCTACGCTTTAATGGGGAAATCCAACCCACCCAAAACAATTTTGCCGGTTTGGGTTCCTTGGGTGGCGGGAATACTGCCGCTTCTTTCCCCAGCGCTCGGATTGGGGTCCGCGCCCATATCCAACATTTGAAAGCCTACGCCAGTATTGAACCCCTAGTGATGGAACAAGTTGATCCACGCTTTCGCTTTGTCGCCCGTGGCATCGCCCCTTTACTGGCTCAACTCAGTGGTCGCTGGGCCGCCGATCTCCAGTATGGTCAGAAAATTTTGGCCTTGTTGCGACGGCTGTATGAATCTTCGGGTTTGTTGTAA
- the rpsU gene encoding 30S ribosomal protein S21 produces MTQVLVGESEGIESALRRFKRQVSRAGILADVKCRRHFETPQEKRKRKASAARRKRRYR; encoded by the coding sequence ATGACCCAAGTTTTAGTAGGAGAAAGCGAAGGCATTGAATCTGCCTTACGTCGCTTTAAACGGCAAGTCTCGCGAGCGGGGATCCTCGCCGATGTTAAATGCCGTCGCCATTTTGAAACCCCGCAGGAAAAGCGTAAACGCAAGGCCAGTGCTGCGCGACGCAAGAGACGTTATCGTTAA
- a CDS encoding RNA recognition motif domain-containing protein gives MSIYVGNLSYDVTEQDLNSVFAEYGTVKRVNLPTDRETGRPRGFGFVEMDTDAEETAAIEALDGAEWMGRDLKVNKAKPREDNKRGGGGGGGNRGGRGGYGGGGGGGYR, from the coding sequence ATGTCGATTTATGTAGGCAATCTATCCTACGATGTCACCGAACAAGACCTAAACAGCGTTTTCGCTGAATATGGTACGGTGAAACGAGTTAACCTTCCCACGGACCGAGAAACGGGGCGTCCCCGGGGCTTTGGTTTTGTTGAAATGGACACCGATGCAGAAGAAACCGCTGCCATTGAAGCGCTTGATGGTGCTGAGTGGATGGGGCGAGATCTCAAGGTAAACAAAGCAAAACCCCGCGAGGATAACAAACGCGGTGGCGGCGGTGGCGGTGGTAACCGTGGTGGACGAGGTGGTTACGGCGGCGGAGGCGGTGGCGGTTACAGATAA
- a CDS encoding pentapeptide repeat-containing protein, giving the protein MKSGIFAIAAWTITIMMSATMAAPAVAENPEHLKQLLETNQCQGCDLSGVNLAGQNLSGANLEGANLEGSNLEGANLNEAYLVNAKLMDASLRGASLIAARLHGANLENVDLSRANLTLAGMVIANLTNANLQSANLVGANLESAELVGANLYNTRQSVGNELQFSLEDGGPYPFDIAGVNLRDANLTDANLMGANLMASDLTGVQVNYANLQQAQLDGANLPRGFTISKF; this is encoded by the coding sequence ATGAAGTCAGGGATATTTGCGATCGCCGCATGGACAATCACAATCATGATGAGCGCCACAATGGCAGCGCCAGCAGTGGCTGAAAACCCAGAACACCTGAAACAGTTGCTCGAAACTAACCAGTGTCAGGGATGTGACTTGAGCGGAGTTAATCTAGCGGGTCAGAACTTAAGCGGGGCGAACTTAGAGGGCGCGAACCTTGAGGGTAGTAACTTAGAGGGCGCGAATCTAAATGAAGCCTATTTAGTGAATGCCAAGCTCATGGATGCGTCATTACGGGGGGCGAGCTTGATTGCCGCGCGATTGCATGGAGCGAATTTAGAGAATGTAGACTTATCCCGCGCTAACCTCACACTAGCGGGGATGGTGATTGCGAATTTAACGAATGCGAATTTGCAATCGGCGAACCTAGTCGGTGCCAACCTAGAGAGTGCCGAACTGGTGGGAGCCAATCTTTATAACACCAGGCAGTCTGTGGGGAACGAGCTTCAGTTCAGTCTTGAAGATGGCGGACCCTATCCCTTTGATATCGCTGGAGTCAACTTGCGTGATGCCAACCTCACCGATGCGAACCTGATGGGTGCGAACCTGATGGCGTCGGATCTCACGGGGGTTCAGGTGAACTATGCCAATCTACAGCAGGCACAACTAGACGGTGCAAATCTGCCCCGAGGATTTACGATTTCTAAGTTTTAA
- a CDS encoding pentapeptide repeat-containing protein, with protein sequence MGDKISLKDVIHFYAEGRRNFRNADFSGLEFKRINLQEADLQGAYIRWGELQGANLKGANLSWADLQKANLSDAVLHKANLKEANLKGACLQWADLSEANLQGATVIKGNLSFANLRDACLRLAKFQDANLDKANLNGVDLRVAMLLDADLSDADIQRGKLQEANLTRANLTGANLEGANLQGATLEQANLMGANLTRANFNLASLQRANLTDAKLFGCNFDGANLTDAKLPAIENMLGVSFKGANLKGARLPNGDPLQQVLLPNGSLPDPRQLAAIAPTSPVEPRTNQTKQDLLEIANGYSTTPRLSLSEGPVGGSPAGWVSPEARRSPLKSPEAEFSATPDPLPLLIPPLLPENGKGLHSASLGIVSQPKEGIPRAKHQYLYSASIAISHRRGPGEFRQNLLAAYHGCCAVTGCNAEPVLEAVYLKSNDRNFSIHPSSGLLLRSDVHTLFDLHLLAIEPQSLTVLFSPELRETCYAEYHGKLLREAIAPEFQPDPLKLQFHWNLCQWIQDL encoded by the coding sequence ATGGGGGATAAAATCAGCTTAAAAGATGTCATACACTTTTATGCAGAGGGGCGTCGCAACTTTAGAAATGCGGATTTTAGTGGCTTAGAATTCAAGCGGATTAATCTCCAAGAAGCCGACCTCCAAGGGGCCTATATTCGCTGGGGTGAACTTCAAGGGGCGAATCTCAAAGGAGCCAATCTGTCTTGGGCGGACCTCCAAAAAGCGAACCTATCCGATGCAGTTCTGCACAAAGCTAACTTGAAAGAGGCGAATCTGAAAGGGGCTTGTTTACAATGGGCGGACTTGAGTGAAGCCAATCTTCAAGGAGCCACAGTGATTAAGGGCAATCTCTCGTTTGCCAATCTCCGCGATGCTTGTCTGCGTTTGGCTAAGTTTCAGGATGCCAATCTGGACAAGGCGAACCTGAATGGGGTGGATTTGCGGGTGGCAATGCTCCTGGATGCGGATTTATCTGATGCGGATATTCAACGGGGGAAGCTGCAAGAAGCGAACCTCACCCGGGCAAATCTGACGGGGGCGAATCTGGAAGGGGCCAATTTACAAGGGGCAACTCTGGAACAGGCGAACCTGATGGGGGCTAACTTGACCCGGGCCAATTTTAACTTAGCCTCTCTACAACGGGCTAATTTGACCGATGCTAAGTTGTTTGGCTGCAATTTCGATGGGGCCAATTTGACGGATGCCAAGTTGCCGGCGATCGAGAATATGTTGGGAGTTTCTTTTAAGGGGGCCAACCTGAAGGGGGCCAGGTTGCCGAATGGAGACCCCTTACAACAAGTGCTGCTGCCGAATGGTTCGCTTCCAGACCCTCGGCAACTGGCAGCGATCGCCCCGACTTCTCCGGTTGAACCTCGGACGAATCAAACGAAACAAGATTTACTGGAAATTGCCAATGGTTACTCTACCACCCCGCGCTTATCCTTGTCTGAGGGTCCTGTTGGAGGTTCACCGGCAGGATGGGTCTCCCCAGAGGCAAGGCGATCGCCTCTAAAATCCCCAGAGGCTGAATTCTCTGCAACTCCAGACCCCTTACCACTGCTCATTCCTCCTTTACTGCCGGAAAATGGCAAGGGTTTGCACTCGGCAAGTCTCGGAATTGTGTCCCAGCCAAAAGAGGGAATCCCGAGGGCTAAACATCAGTATCTTTATAGTGCAAGTATCGCCATTTCTCATCGGCGCGGTCCTGGGGAATTTCGGCAAAATCTACTCGCTGCCTATCATGGCTGTTGTGCCGTCACTGGGTGCAATGCTGAACCTGTTTTAGAAGCGGTTTACCTTAAATCCAATGACCGCAATTTTTCCATCCATCCTTCCTCGGGGTTACTGTTGCGATCGGATGTTCATACCCTGTTTGACTTGCATTTGCTGGCGATCGAACCCCAATCCCTGACGGTGCTGTTTTCTCCCGAATTACGGGAAACCTGTTATGCCGAATACCACGGCAAACTCCTGAGGGAGGCGATCGCCCCGGAATTTCAACCGGACCCCCTCAAACTCCAATTTCACTGGAATTTATGTCAATGGATCCAGGATTTATAG